In Labrus mixtus chromosome 22, fLabMix1.1, whole genome shotgun sequence, the genomic window acacagacacacacacagacacagacacacacacacagacacacacacacacagacacacacacacacacagacacacacacacacacacagacacacacacacacacacagacacacacacacacacacagacacacacacacacagacacagacacacacacacagacacacacacacacacacacagacacacacacagtgacacacacacacacacacacacacacacacacacacagacacacacacagagacacacacagagacacacacacacacacacagagacacacacacacagacacacacacacacacagacacacacagagacacacacacagacacacacacacacacagagacacacacacacagacacacacacacacacagagacacacacacacagacacacacacacacacagacacacagagacacagacacacacacacacacacagacacagagacacacacacacagagacacacacagacacacacacagagacacacacacacacacagacaaacacacacacagacacacacagagagacacacacacacagacacacacacacacacacacacagacacacacacacacagacacacagagacacacacagagacacacacacacacacagacacacacacacacacacagagacacacacacacacacacacacacacacacagacacacagagacacacacacacacagagacacacacacacagagacacacacacacagacacagacagacacacacacacacacagacacacacacagacacacacacacagacacacacacagacacagacagacacacacacacacacacacacacacacacacacacacacacacacacacacacacacagagacacacacacacagacacacagacacacagacacacacacacacacacacagacacacacacagacacagacacacacacacacacagacacacacacagagttatatacctggatagaataaagtgtttaatgtggacatgaacacagacaggtttgTGTTTTACCCTCAGACTGGGCGGGTCGCTGGCTGGACTGATGGAGTATCGGGACAGTTTGGGTCCATCGGTGTCGGGACGCTCGTAGAAAATCAGCTGACCTGAATTAttctaacaaacaaacaaacagtttattAGTCATTCAGTGAGTGTTTTACTCACAGTGGCCACCAGGTGGCGCTCACACACGCTCGCTCTGCTCCCTCTCACCATCAAGTCCCGGAGCTTCAGTCGACCCTGGCTGCAGTTGAAGAACGTGTCGTGCTGTTTGATGATGGtgccctctgattggctgagcagGGCGGCCTTCTCTGCAAACTGGGTCCGGTTGCTCACACTGGCTTTGATCTCCACGTTGGACGGCATGACTctactgagcatgtgcagaaggGAAGAGAGAACAGGAAGTCATACACCTGTGAGCAGCGACAGTGATGGAAGCTGTCCAGACCTTCACCTTCTTAAGAAAACATGGAAATACTTTAAACTATCGTATGAACACTTTATGATTATATATAAGACACGATACACTCGACTCATGTTACTAGATATGTCACAATGTTTTAACTATTTTAACTCAATTATGTGCATATTGTGTTATCCATCTatttgttgtacatttttattttgtgtactgtgttcactttttgctgttcccattgtgggataaataaataaataaaggattatcttatttaaaacaaacatcccctcattatttatttctcatgtctGGCCCTAATtcttatttaataaatatataattaaccTATTCAGATTAATATTAGCAGCAcaataaacagataaataaagataCATAGTAAAACATAGACAGCATTAAAAAGTGATAATTATAACAGTTGGTACCTCAGTggttagctaacattagcatcagAGCTAACTGTTTAACAATCAAACATGGCGGACAGAAAACCAGCCGCACTAACAGCAACACACCTGAACAAAAACTGATCGTGTAACAGGTAAAAGTCGCGGTCTCACCTCTTCTCTGGGTTGTTGTTGTGGCTGCTGGATATCAGTGTGACTGCTCTTGATTTTAGCGCGAAACTTTTCCCGCGGggcggagcagcagcagcagcaccggTCTGAGAGCAGCTAAAGAACCGCGCAGAGAGCCGGAAGACGAGACTAAACTGACCGCAGAGCAGCGCTGAGTGGCGGGAAAGTGACATTAAAACGGGGGGGTCCCTGCATGGAGGTCCACAAACAGGGAAATCACTCTGCGCCTGCGCAGTGGACCCTGAGTATAAGGAAATACTAACGTCTCACTCCGCCTAATTTCTTCAGTACCAAACTAAAACGAGACATTATTACTAACTTTTAAGTGAATATTCCGCCTCAAAGCTGTCCTGACGTCACCACAAGTAATAACTAAACAATATAATTCTTTCAGTTTATAAAattagtattagtagtagtaataTTAGTTATCAGTTaaactaaaattcaaaacaaactttacaAAAGCGAATGAAAGGGCAATATGACCACAGTCAGCAGGAT contains:
- the LOC132956094 gene encoding uncharacterized protein LOC132956094 — protein: MSLSRHSALLCGQFSLVFRLSARFFSCSQTGAAAAAPPRGKSFALKSRAVTLISSSHNNNPEKRVMPSNVEIKASVSNRTQFAEKAALLSQSEGTIIKQHDTFFNCSQGRLKLRDLMNNSGQLIFYERPDTDGPKLSRYSISPASDPPSLRAVLADALGVKGEVKKERTLFLIGQTRVHLDTVEGLGNYMELEVVMRPEQTVEEGQQIAEDLMEKLGVSKESLVTGAYMDLLLKGHKET